The DNA region ATACCGAAGCCGAACAGACCGCACAGCGCGAGGAACACGAACAAGGGCATCAGGCGACTCATGCGAGCGATTCCTTCGCGGGCACCGCGGCGGTCGCGGCGGCCTTCTTCGCGCGGAAGCGGCGCTCACCCGCGGCAAGGAAGCCGCCGAGCATCATGAACAGGCCGCCGAGCCAGATCCAGCGGACGAACGGCTTGTAGTAGAGCCGCAGCGCCCAGGCGCCCTCGACATCGGTCGCCTGCATCGGCTCGCCGAGCGCTACGTAGATGTCGCGGAACAAGCCCGCGTCGATGGCGGATTCGGTCTGTACCTGGCCGCGCGAATACGTGCGTTTCTGCGGTTTCACGGTCGCCATCGTCGTGCCATCGCGCTGGATGGTGACCGTGCCTTCATCGGCGCGCCAGTTCGGTCCCTGGGTTTCGTGGACACCATCGAAGCGGAACACATAGCCGCCGATGGCCTGCGTGTCACCGGGCGCCATACGTACGTCGCGCTCGACACTCAGCGATTCGGAGAGCATCACGCCGATGATGAAGATGGCGACGCCCGTGTGAGCGACCAGCATGCCGGCCATCTCGGCCGGATAGCGGCGGCCGCGCGGCATCTCGCGCCAGCGCTTGAGGATGTACGACAGGGTGCCCGCGGCCACCCAGACAGCGCCCGCGATGCCGGCGATCGCACGCAGGTGACCCTGGGCGACGAAGGCGGCGACGATGGCGCAGATCACGGCGGCGATACCGGCACGCAGGGCGAGCGTCGTCAGCTGGCGGCCCTCGGCGCTGCCCCAGCGCAGGTAGGGGCCGAACGGAAGCAGGAGGACCGCGGGCGCCATCAGCGCGATGAACAGAAAACTGAAATAGGGTGGCCCGACCGAGATGCGGCCGAGGTTGAGCGCGTCGCCGATCAGCGGGAACAGCGTGCCCAGCAGCACCATGGCTGCCGCCGTGGTGAACAGCAGGTTGGCGATCATGATGCCGGTCTCGCGCGACAGTGCCGCGAACGGCTTGCCCGTCGCCACCCTGGGCGCACGGATGGCATAGAGCAGCAGCGAGCCGCCGATCACCACGATCAGGAAGCCGAGGATGTACAGGCCGCGACGCGGATCCGAAGCGAACGCATGTACCGAGGTCAGCACGCCCGAGCGCACGAGGAAGGTGCCGAGCAGCGACAGCGAAAACGCGAACAACGATAACAGCACCGTCCACGCGGGGAGCGAGCCTCGTTTCTCGGTCACCGCCTGGGCGTGGATCAGCGCGACGCCGACCAGCCACGGCATGAACGACGCGTTCTCGACCGGGTCCCAGAACCACCAGCCGCCCCAGCCCAGCTCGGCGTATGCCCACCAGCTGCCGGCGACGATGCCCATGGTGAGGAACGCCCACGAGACGTTGGTCCATGGGCGCGCCCAGCGCACCCAGGCCTGCTCGAGCTCGCCACCCAGCAGCGCCGCGATGGAAAACGCGAAAGCCACCGAGAAACCCACGTAGCCCATGTACAGCACGGGCGGGTGGAAGGTCATGCCGGGATCCTGCAGCACCGGGTTGAGGTCGCCGCCGTCGGATGGCATCGGCAGCTCGCGCAGAAACGGATTCGAGGTGAACAGGATGAAGGCCAGGAAGCCGACGCCGATGAGGCCGAGCACGCCGAGTACGCGGGAGACGAAAGGTGTCGGCAGGTGACGGCTCAGCATCGCCAGCGCGAGCGACCAGACGTTGAGGATGAAGACCCACAGCAGCATCGAGCCTTCGTGCGCGCCCCACACCGCGGTGATCCGGTAGTACCAGGGCAGCGCGAGGTTCGAGTTGTCGGCTACATAGGCCACCGAGAAGTCGTAGACCAGAAACGCGTGGATCAGCACGCCCATCGCCAGGAACACGAACACGGCCTGGCCGGCCGCGGCGGGTCGCGCCACGGCCATCAGCGCGGCGTTGCCACGCCACGCGCCGAGGATGGGAAGCACTCCCTGGACCAGCGCCAGCAACAGCGCGAGGACGAGCGCGAACTGGCCAAGCTCCGGAATCATTTCGGCGTACCCGGTGCCGTGGCC from Luteibacter mycovicinus includes:
- a CDS encoding heme lyase CcmF/NrfE family subunit, with amino-acid sequence MIPELGQFALVLALLLALVQGVLPILGAWRGNAALMAVARPAAAGQAVFVFLAMGVLIHAFLVYDFSVAYVADNSNLALPWYYRITAVWGAHEGSMLLWVFILNVWSLALAMLSRHLPTPFVSRVLGVLGLIGVGFLAFILFTSNPFLRELPMPSDGGDLNPVLQDPGMTFHPPVLYMGYVGFSVAFAFSIAALLGGELEQAWVRWARPWTNVSWAFLTMGIVAGSWWAYAELGWGGWWFWDPVENASFMPWLVGVALIHAQAVTEKRGSLPAWTVLLSLFAFSLSLLGTFLVRSGVLTSVHAFASDPRRGLYILGFLIVVIGGSLLLYAIRAPRVATGKPFAALSRETGIMIANLLFTTAAAMVLLGTLFPLIGDALNLGRISVGPPYFSFLFIALMAPAVLLLPFGPYLRWGSAEGRQLTTLALRAGIAAVICAIVAAFVAQGHLRAIAGIAGAVWVAAGTLSYILKRWREMPRGRRYPAEMAGMLVAHTGVAIFIIGVMLSESLSVERDVRMAPGDTQAIGGYVFRFDGVHETQGPNWRADEGTVTIQRDGTTMATVKPQKRTYSRGQVQTESAIDAGLFRDIYVALGEPMQATDVEGAWALRLYYKPFVRWIWLGGLFMMLGGFLAAGERRFRAKKAAATAAVPAKESLA